The window GTATCGCGACCGGCCAGGCAACCGTAGAGGAGGTCGGCTGGGAGATTTTTCAGTTCATCCTTGAGGTCGCCAGTGGGAGTAAGAAGACCTGGGCCGAGCACTGGGGCCTTCACAACGCGCTCGCACCATTCAATCCGGCGCCCGTAACGTGATGCAGACTTAGAAATACACGACCGGCAACTCTGGCCAGAGCTGCTGAATCAAAGCTCGTGAGTCGAGTCCGGGTCGTGAACATTCGTCATATAAATCTTCAGCAGCTTTTGGTTTTCGCAACAATTCTCATCATTATTTTCTGTGCCGGATGTGGGGGTGGCGCATCGCCGCAGGTTGCATCGGTGGGCAGCGGCGCAAATCCATTGACAGCGCCCGGCCAAACGGCGAGCGTCTCGCTTTCGGCAAACCCGCAGACGGTTGTGGCCGGACAGCTCACGACCGTGACTTGGAATACGAGCAATGCCGCATCGATCACTTTTTCTCCCTCGTTGCCTGAAGCCGAGGATCGCCAACTCACGCTTCCCACCGGATCGGCAACATTCCCGCTCAGCACCACCGTCACTTATGTCGCTACGGTGACGGACGCCGGCGGCCATCAGGCAAGTTCGAGCGCAACGATCACTGTTCTGCCGGTGCAGTTCAACTTTTCGGTCGAGCCCGACACGATTCAACCGGGCGGCAGCGCAATGCTGAGTTGGACTTCGCAGGGAATCAGCTCATTGTCGGTTGACCAGGGAGTCGGAAACCTAAGCGCGCTTCTGCCGAACGGCTCTTTCAAGGTAGCGCCGGGCGTGACGACAACTTACACAGCCACTGCTACGGATCAGAGCGGCGCGAAGCTGAGTCAGCAGGTTGTAGTCAGCGTAGCCGTGCCGCCACCGGTGATTCCGGATCATCCGATCAAACACATCATCGTCATGCTTCAGGAGAACCGCACCTTCGACAACTACTTCGGAGTGCTTGGAGCGTACCGAGCGTCGAAAGTTCCTGGAGCCAGTGCCACCGATATTGATGGATTCAATCCGAATACTGAGCTGAAGACCAAAACGGGAAAACTGGTCAAGCCGTATCACTACCAGACAGTCTGTACGGAGGGTCTCGACTTCGCCTGGAATGAGAGCCACACCGACATGGATCTTCAGGCGCCGGACACGTTCATGGAATCGGACTTCAGCGGCGCGAAGTTCCTGATGGACAAGTTCGCGCAAACCTTGAATACAACGACAAAAGATCCCGACGGAACCAGGCAGATGGGCCACTACGATCAGACGGATCTTCCCTATTACTACGAGTTGGCGACGCAATTTGCTACGAGCGATCGATTCTTCTCATCCGTGCCGTCGAACACGATTCCGAACCGCATGTACATGTTCACAGGCACCTCTTTCGGACATACGGTGAACGCGACTCCCGGAGCCGGTGGCTGGTCACAAGAGACGATCTTTCGCGCGTTAAATGACGCTGGCGTGAGCTGGCGTTACTACTATCAGGACAGCGATATCTATCTGAGCAACTTTGCTGATTATTATCGTAGCGATATAAAGCCCAAGGTCTACAACATCAGCAATTGGTACAGTGTACTCGCGTCCCCAACCGCAGATGATGACCTGCCCCAGGTAGTCTTTATCGAACGCGCCGGAGCCACGGGACTGGATGAGCATCCAGACAACAACGTCCAGAGCGGTGCGGCGCTGGTGCAGAAGATTATCTCGGCGCTGATGAATAGCACGGCATGGCAGTCATCAGTATTTGTTCTTACCTACGACGAAGGCGGAGGACTCTACGATCACGTGCCGCCAATCCAGGTGCCGCCGCCCGATGATATTGCTCCAATTTTGAAGAGCGGCGATGTAAAGGCAAACTTCAACCTATCCGGTTTCCGCATTCCCATTATGGTCATTTCACCGTGGGTGAAACCGCATTTTGTCTCGCATAAACCGCGCGAGCTGACCTCGATCCTGAAGCTGATCGAGAGCACGTTCGACGTGCCGGCGCTTACGAAACGGGACGCGTGGGCGGATGACATGAGCGAGTTTTTCGATTTCACACAGCCGCCGGCCTGGAAGACGCCTCCAGCTTTGCCAACCCAGCCGACGAATGGGGTCTGCAGTCAATCGCGCGAGGTAGGACCTACGTTCTAAGTTAGGGACTTCACGCGTTCTTCCAAAGCTCGCGCGATGTCTTCTTCGCTCATGTGCTCAGGGAATTGCACGGGCTCCCCGACAATCACTTTAATCTGGCCTCGGCGAGCGAAATGACGCTGTTCCGATTTCAGCGGAAACAGCCCGTCGATTCTCATTGGCACGACAGGTACTTTGAGTTGCTGCGCAAGGATGCCGATGCCTGCACGAAATGGAGACATCTCTCCATCTGTGGTGCGACGCCCTTCGGGAAAGACAAGAACGCTGTATCCGCGATCGATCGACCGTCCGGCAAACGCAAAGCTCTCGCGAAAACCTGACTGTTGCGGCAAAGGGAACACGTCAAACAATGCAGTCACGAGCCAGTAGGAGAGCACTTCGATTGCTCTCTGAAAAACATTCATCTGTTTTGGAGGATTTCTCATTTCGGCGAGCAGTTCGCCCTGCATGGCGATTGCGAGCGTCTGGCGATATCTTGGCGGCATGGCGAACATCAGCAGCCCAGCGTCGATATACGTTACATGGTTGCTGATGAAGAGCAGTGGCGAATTGCAGGCTCTGAGCCGCTGGCCTCCAACGACCGTGGGCTTCGCCATAATGAGCGTCGCGGGCCAGGTAAAGAGGTAATAAATTGCGACGCGGAGCCAATGGACGAGCCACTTCTGAGCCCATCGTGGATAGTGATACTTTCGGCTTCGCGGCGCCTGGCTAGCTTCGTTGAGGATGCGCTCTACCTCTCCGACCGTGCTAGCTTCGGAGAAGCGGCTCTCATCCAAGTCGACCTGATATCGCTGTTCGAGGGCCGTGAGCAGCTCCACGCGATCAATGGAGCTTAGATTCAGATCGTCATCGAGCTTCGCGGATGAGCCTGCTCCCCGCTTCCTCAGACCAGCAATAGCCTGCTCAACAGCGCTTCGCGGGACATTCCCATTTCCGGAGCGCTCAACTTGCGCATGAGCATAGGCAGAGATCAGATCCTGGCGAGGCTTTTGGGTAGAGGTTCGAGGGAAATCGGAGTCGGGCCAGATAAGCCAACGCCAAATGCGTTGATGTGCGGAGAGTTTCTGGTTTGCATGACCAATGGCTTGTGCAGCCGCTCCACCGCCGTCGTGAGCAAAATCAGGTTGGAGGATTAAAACGGCGCACGGCTCGGCATTTCCTCCTCTCTGCACTGCGACGACAACGCAGTCGCGCACCTCAGGTTGCGCGCGGATTTGTGCTTCCAGATCCTCGGGATAAATGTTCATCCCTTCCGCGGTAACGATCACGTTCTTTTTGCGGCCTTTGAAGTACAGATTGCCGGCTTCGTCGATCGCGCCCAAGTCACCGGTGTGGAACCATTCGCCTTCGCGCGCGGCGACAGGCTGCCCGTTCACCCAATAAGTTTTGGCGATGCTGTCGCCGCGCACGAGAATCTCGCCTGATGCGTCGAGTTTGATGTCGCGCCCAGGAAGCGCCTTGCCGATGGAGCCACGGCCGAGTTTGAAAGGATGATTCAGGCTTACGAGAGAAGTAGTTTCAGTGAGTCCATAACCTTGAATCACCGCGAAGCCGAGGCTGCGCCAGAACTCTTCGTCATCGTGATCGAGAGTGGCCCCGCCGCTGATAATTGCCCAGAACTTCCAGCCGAATTGAAAATGAATGCGACGGAAGCGCCACCAGCGTTTTGCAAAGTGTTCCTGGCCGGCTGATTCCATTTCGGAACGGACACGTTCTTCTCCAAGTCGTTCCCGCAGCGAAGCCTCGAGCATCTCCCGCAAAGAGCCAAGCAGCCGCGGTACTGTAATCAGCACCGAGATGCGCTCTCGGTGGACCGTATTGAGAATGTCTGAAGCCTTGATGGATTCAGAGAAATGGACCATAGCTCCAATCAGCGGTGGCACAAAAATGCCCATGAATTGTCCGAAGACGTGGCTGAGCGGAAGCAGATTGAGAAAACGAAGTGGATGGAATATACGCTCGTAACGCAAATATTTCTGTATTTCGCGCTCGATCGGTTCGAGATTTGCGAGGACATTGCCGTGAGTAATGACGACGCCTTTTGGCTCTCCGGTTGTTCCGGAGGTGAACACGATTTGCAGCAGATCTTCGCGGCTCAAAGAACTCACCGATGTCGCAGTTGCCTTTGCGGAAACGGAAAGCGACGAGAAGCCCTCAAAGTGAAGAGTCTTTCCATTGGCCGCTGCCAACGTGAGTCCGCGTGAACTGATCAGGAGTTTGGCTTGAACTTGTTCAAATACTCTCTGCGCGAATTCCGGAGCGGCAGCGTTGTCCATGGGAACGACAACCACTCCGCGCATAGCCGCGCCCCAAAAGGATGCGAGCCATTCTCCGGAGTTTGCCCCCCAGAGCATGATGCGGTCGCCCTTTGCTATCCCAATGTGGTCGAGAAACGTGGCAACGCGTTGCGCCTGGCCGAGGAGCTCACTGTACGTCCAGCGAACTATGCGGTACCCGCGCGGGAATACACAAGCTATGTCACGCCGATGACGTGAGAATTGTTCCAGGTATTCAGTAACGGAGGTTCGCGGCACGAGACAGTGTAAATAACCGACTTACCTTTTGAACGAGCGATACACGTGTTCTTGGCCTTAAGACGAGATATAAGGGTCGTCTGCTACACGCGGGGCTCTTGCTGATGTTAAAAGAACGCGAAAGGCTGAAGGGCGAGCTTGCTTAAGCCTTAGGTGCTGCTGCTCCTGACAGTTCTGTTTGTCTTCAGGCGATCTGTCTTTCGTCAGCCGAGGGTCCATAGATGGCCGGCACCGACGCCTCATTTAGCCGCAAGTAAACCGTCAGCTGACCACGATGATGCGCAAGATGACTGAAGACGGCATCAGTGAGCACAATGTATCGCGGATCTTCGCTCTGTACCTGACCGCCGGCGACGAAGCGCCACGGTTTCAGCAGATGTTCATCATTCGTGCTGCTAAGCGCCTCGCGTGCCTCGGCAACGGACTCTTCCAACGACTGCAGAAGCTCAGCTCTCGTGGCCAACGGCTTGGGCGTGAACTTTGATCCACCATTGGAGCCGAGGACGAGTTCATCCGTGTTGATGGTCATTGCCACCCAG is drawn from Terriglobales bacterium and contains these coding sequences:
- a CDS encoding alkaline phosphatase family protein; this encodes MSRVRVVNIRHINLQQLLVFATILIIIFCAGCGGGASPQVASVGSGANPLTAPGQTASVSLSANPQTVVAGQLTTVTWNTSNAASITFSPSLPEAEDRQLTLPTGSATFPLSTTVTYVATVTDAGGHQASSSATITVLPVQFNFSVEPDTIQPGGSAMLSWTSQGISSLSVDQGVGNLSALLPNGSFKVAPGVTTTYTATATDQSGAKLSQQVVVSVAVPPPVIPDHPIKHIIVMLQENRTFDNYFGVLGAYRASKVPGASATDIDGFNPNTELKTKTGKLVKPYHYQTVCTEGLDFAWNESHTDMDLQAPDTFMESDFSGAKFLMDKFAQTLNTTTKDPDGTRQMGHYDQTDLPYYYELATQFATSDRFFSSVPSNTIPNRMYMFTGTSFGHTVNATPGAGGWSQETIFRALNDAGVSWRYYYQDSDIYLSNFADYYRSDIKPKVYNISNWYSVLASPTADDDLPQVVFIERAGATGLDEHPDNNVQSGAALVQKIISALMNSTAWQSSVFVLTYDEGGGLYDHVPPIQVPPPDDIAPILKSGDVKANFNLSGFRIPIMVISPWVKPHFVSHKPRELTSILKLIESTFDVPALTKRDAWADDMSEFFDFTQPPAWKTPPALPTQPTNGVCSQSREVGPTF
- a CDS encoding AMP-binding protein, which gives rise to MPRTSVTEYLEQFSRHRRDIACVFPRGYRIVRWTYSELLGQAQRVATFLDHIGIAKGDRIMLWGANSGEWLASFWGAAMRGVVVVPMDNAAAPEFAQRVFEQVQAKLLISSRGLTLAAANGKTLHFEGFSSLSVSAKATATSVSSLSREDLLQIVFTSGTTGEPKGVVITHGNVLANLEPIEREIQKYLRYERIFHPLRFLNLLPLSHVFGQFMGIFVPPLIGAMVHFSESIKASDILNTVHRERISVLITVPRLLGSLREMLEASLRERLGEERVRSEMESAGQEHFAKRWWRFRRIHFQFGWKFWAIISGGATLDHDDEEFWRSLGFAVIQGYGLTETTSLVSLNHPFKLGRGSIGKALPGRDIKLDASGEILVRGDSIAKTYWVNGQPVAAREGEWFHTGDLGAIDEAGNLYFKGRKKNVIVTAEGMNIYPEDLEAQIRAQPEVRDCVVVAVQRGGNAEPCAVLILQPDFAHDGGGAAAQAIGHANQKLSAHQRIWRWLIWPDSDFPRTSTQKPRQDLISAYAHAQVERSGNGNVPRSAVEQAIAGLRKRGAGSSAKLDDDLNLSSIDRVELLTALEQRYQVDLDESRFSEASTVGEVERILNEASQAPRSRKYHYPRWAQKWLVHWLRVAIYYLFTWPATLIMAKPTVVGGQRLRACNSPLLFISNHVTYIDAGLLMFAMPPRYRQTLAIAMQGELLAEMRNPPKQMNVFQRAIEVLSYWLVTALFDVFPLPQQSGFRESFAFAGRSIDRGYSVLVFPEGRRTTDGEMSPFRAGIGILAQQLKVPVVPMRIDGLFPLKSEQRHFARRGQIKVIVGEPVQFPEHMSEEDIARALEERVKSLT